A stretch of the Streptomyces sp. NBC_01428 genome encodes the following:
- a CDS encoding ABC transporter substrate-binding protein, with the protein MTNLQPSRRRVLAGLGSVGTAALLSGCVTATSTAQSSSKGAVTLQSNLSAPQAKAAMEDLAAAYGKKGSARLSLNTVAAETFRTQLPTYLTSANPPDVYTWYPGSVADAYAKKHLLLDLDEVWESPDLKRYSKALHSLCTGSEGKKVFVPTTYYWWGMFYRKSNFAKWGVQEPTTWDEFLDLCDKLKSKGVDPIGLGAGGNTAWVASAWFDYLNIRINGAQYHRQLLAGQHRFDDPEVHKVFDRWREVLPYFDPDGTAVAFQDATTSLLNGRSGMMLIGTFFADAAPKDALDDIDFFRFPVIDPKIPLAEEAPTDGYFASARTGRHDQVTDLMRYLAGVEAQEIYIKGSSGTVLPCHPDAKDAGTPLVRKGRQHIEAATEITQFFNRDSSDALQPTADTALTKFLAKPKSVDGILTDWQREAEKIWRA; encoded by the coding sequence ATGACGAACCTTCAGCCCAGCCGACGGCGTGTCCTCGCCGGACTCGGCTCCGTGGGAACGGCCGCGCTGCTCAGCGGCTGTGTCACCGCGACCTCCACCGCCCAGTCCTCCTCCAAGGGCGCGGTCACCCTCCAGTCGAACCTGTCCGCACCACAGGCCAAGGCCGCCATGGAGGACCTGGCCGCCGCCTACGGCAAGAAGGGGTCCGCGCGTCTCAGCCTCAACACCGTGGCGGCGGAGACCTTCCGCACCCAGCTGCCGACGTACCTGACCTCGGCCAACCCGCCGGACGTCTACACCTGGTACCCCGGCTCGGTGGCGGACGCCTACGCGAAGAAGCACCTCCTCCTCGACCTGGACGAGGTGTGGGAGTCTCCCGACCTCAAGCGCTACTCGAAGGCGCTGCACTCCCTGTGCACCGGGAGCGAGGGCAAGAAGGTCTTCGTGCCGACCACCTACTACTGGTGGGGCATGTTCTACCGGAAGTCCAACTTCGCCAAGTGGGGCGTCCAGGAGCCCACCACCTGGGACGAGTTCCTCGACCTGTGCGACAAGCTCAAGTCCAAGGGTGTCGACCCGATCGGGCTGGGCGCGGGCGGCAACACCGCCTGGGTCGCCTCCGCCTGGTTCGACTACCTGAACATCAGGATCAACGGAGCCCAGTACCACCGTCAACTGCTCGCCGGACAGCACCGGTTCGACGATCCCGAGGTCCACAAGGTCTTCGACCGCTGGCGTGAGGTCCTGCCCTACTTCGACCCGGACGGCACCGCCGTCGCCTTCCAGGACGCCACCACCTCCCTGCTCAACGGCCGCAGCGGCATGATGCTGATCGGCACGTTCTTCGCCGACGCCGCCCCCAAGGACGCCCTCGACGACATCGACTTCTTCCGCTTCCCGGTCATCGACCCCAAGATCCCCCTCGCCGAAGAGGCCCCCACCGACGGCTACTTCGCCAGCGCCAGGACCGGCCGCCACGACCAGGTCACCGACCTGATGCGCTACCTCGCCGGCGTCGAGGCGCAGGAGATCTACATCAAGGGCTCCTCCGGCACCGTGCTGCCGTGCCACCCGGACGCCAAGGACGCCGGAACGCCCCTCGTCCGCAAAGGGCGCCAACACATCGAGGCGGCGACGGAGATCACCCAGTTCTTCAACCGCGACTCCAGCGACGCCCTCCAGCCCACCGCCGACACGGCACTCACCAAGTTCCTGGCCAAGCCCAAGTCCGTCGACGGCATCCTGACCGACTGGCAGCGCGAGGCCGAGAAGATCTGGAGGGCGTGA
- a CDS encoding glycoside hydrolase family 27 protein has protein sequence MTSHPTAHRLRHHRLTRPAVAAAIAVALAATATPPAGAAPAVAGAVDQGAPAPYDSGLAPTPYMGWNTYYGLGAPTEKEVRAVADTLVRTGLRDSGYDIVWLDGGWQADNPRDEQGRLAVNRDRFPSGIPALVSYLHQRGLRAGIYTDAGTYDGGKSCGLGSRGHYTEDARQFAGWKVDAIKADFLCGIGEKLDPGPAFKEFSDAVARSGRRMLLNLCNPLTDDWGLPHTPEQDAHNTFAYAPTIADSWRTGTDIAWGSPSPGQWPNVLRNMDANAWHPEAQGPGHYNDPDYLIPMRPMADGSLELTEEESTTQLVMWAEMGSPLVIGSDPRTLTPSMTDTLRNPEIIAVDQDPLAVQGVRIAGDGTGDVYSKVLSGHGRRAVVLLNRSDRPADRTVRFADAALGGAVKVRDLRARADRGTHSDSFTVRVPAHGTAFLGLTGEDALPGTRLGVRASASPAVARTGDTLDTFLRGPDGTLIQHTSAANGNGGARTRDLGAPTRGGVLGQPAAYASAGGRIDVFVRGSDSAVHRRVYAHGRWGSWENLGGRVSDAPSVAFDDPAHWTLFARGADGSVVQRGPSSGWSSLGGPEGRVVQGRPAAVTDSAGRTHVAVRTGSDDVWTRTRDAAGEWSPWASIGGTVGGSPTLVAVGDAVVLYARAADYTLWQQRYAAGAWEGWTKRQEFPSAAFEGSLGAVAEADGTVDAVYRGVDGYVHRTQFK, from the coding sequence GTGACTTCACACCCGACCGCGCACAGACTCCGACATCACCGGCTCACCCGTCCCGCCGTGGCGGCGGCGATCGCGGTGGCCCTCGCGGCCACCGCGACACCCCCCGCCGGTGCGGCCCCCGCCGTCGCAGGGGCCGTGGACCAAGGGGCGCCGGCCCCGTACGACAGCGGCCTCGCCCCCACCCCGTACATGGGCTGGAACACCTACTACGGGCTCGGCGCGCCCACCGAGAAGGAGGTGCGCGCCGTCGCCGACACGCTCGTCCGCACCGGGCTGCGGGACAGCGGCTACGACATCGTGTGGCTCGACGGAGGGTGGCAGGCCGACAACCCCCGTGACGAGCAAGGCCGGTTGGCCGTCAACCGTGACCGCTTTCCGTCCGGCATCCCGGCCCTGGTGTCCTACCTGCACCAGCGTGGCCTGCGGGCCGGCATCTACACCGACGCCGGCACCTACGACGGAGGCAAGAGCTGTGGGCTCGGCAGCCGCGGCCACTACACCGAGGACGCACGGCAGTTCGCCGGATGGAAGGTCGACGCCATCAAGGCCGACTTCCTGTGCGGCATCGGCGAGAAACTCGACCCGGGGCCCGCCTTCAAGGAGTTCAGCGACGCCGTCGCCAGGTCCGGGCGCCGCATGCTGCTCAACCTGTGCAACCCGCTCACCGACGACTGGGGCCTGCCCCACACCCCCGAGCAGGACGCGCACAACACCTTCGCGTACGCGCCCACCATCGCCGACTCCTGGCGCACCGGCACGGACATCGCCTGGGGTTCGCCGAGCCCCGGCCAGTGGCCCAACGTGCTGCGGAACATGGACGCCAACGCATGGCACCCCGAGGCGCAGGGGCCCGGTCACTACAACGACCCCGACTACCTGATCCCGATGCGCCCCATGGCCGACGGGAGCCTGGAACTGACCGAGGAGGAGTCGACGACCCAGCTGGTGATGTGGGCGGAGATGGGCTCACCCCTGGTCATCGGATCCGACCCGCGCACGCTCACCCCGTCGATGACCGACACCCTGCGCAACCCCGAGATCATCGCCGTCGACCAGGACCCGCTCGCCGTCCAGGGCGTGCGGATCGCCGGAGACGGCACCGGAGACGTCTACAGCAAGGTCCTCTCCGGCCACGGCCGGCGCGCGGTCGTCCTGCTCAACCGGTCCGACCGACCGGCCGACCGCACCGTCCGGTTCGCCGACGCGGCGCTCGGCGGCGCCGTGAAGGTCCGTGACCTGCGGGCCCGCGCCGACCGTGGCACCCACTCCGATTCGTTCACCGTGCGGGTCCCCGCGCACGGCACCGCGTTCCTCGGACTCACCGGCGAGGACGCCCTGCCCGGCACCCGGCTGGGAGTGCGCGCCTCGGCGAGCCCGGCCGTCGCCCGCACCGGCGACACGCTCGACACGTTCCTGCGCGGCCCCGACGGCACACTGATCCAGCACACGTCCGCAGCCAACGGCAACGGCGGCGCCCGTACCCGCGATCTCGGCGCACCTACGCGAGGCGGCGTCCTCGGACAGCCCGCCGCGTACGCCTCGGCCGGCGGCCGGATCGACGTCTTCGTCCGCGGGAGCGACTCCGCCGTCCACCGCCGGGTCTACGCGCACGGCCGGTGGGGGAGTTGGGAGAACCTGGGAGGCCGGGTGTCCGACGCGCCGAGCGTCGCGTTCGACGACCCCGCGCACTGGACGCTCTTCGCGCGCGGCGCCGACGGCTCGGTGGTGCAGCGGGGTCCGTCCTCGGGCTGGTCCTCGCTGGGCGGGCCCGAAGGGCGAGTCGTCCAGGGGAGGCCCGCGGCCGTGACCGATTCGGCGGGGCGCACGCATGTCGCGGTGCGCACCGGCTCGGACGACGTGTGGACCCGCACGCGGGACGCGGCGGGGGAGTGGTCGCCGTGGGCGTCGATCGGCGGAACGGTCGGCGGCAGTCCGACACTTGTCGCCGTCGGCGACGCCGTCGTGCTCTACGCGCGGGCCGCGGACTACACCCTGTGGCAACAGCGGTACGCGGCCGGTGCCTGGGAGGGATGGACCAAGCGCCAGGAGTTCCCCAGTGCCGCGTTCGAGGGCTCGCTCGGGGCGGTCGCGGAAGCGGACGGCACGGTCGACGCGGTGTACCGCGGAGTCGACGGGTACGTCCACCGGACTCAGTTCAAATAA
- a CDS encoding alpha/beta fold hydrolase, translating into MPFATAKDGTQIFYKDWGSGQPVVFSHGWPLIGDAWDPQMKLMADNGFRAIAHDRRGGGRSGQPWEGNDLDTYADDLAAVIEAEDLHDVILVGHSTGGGEVTRYIGRHGTGRVAKLVLLGAIPPLMLKTDANPEGLPIEVFDEIRKGVETDRSQYYKDLSAPFYGANRDDSTVTQGTRDEFWLWSMTVGIKGAYDCIKAFSETDTTEDLKKVDVPTLIVHGDDDQIVPIVAAGDKSSKLVKDCVYKVYPGAPHGLAMVPKFAEIFNADLLEFARS; encoded by the coding sequence ATGCCCTTCGCCACCGCCAAGGACGGCACGCAGATCTTCTACAAGGACTGGGGTTCGGGCCAGCCGGTCGTGTTCTCCCACGGCTGGCCGCTGATCGGGGACGCGTGGGATCCCCAGATGAAGCTGATGGCGGACAACGGCTTCCGCGCCATCGCCCACGACCGGCGCGGTGGCGGCCGTTCCGGGCAGCCGTGGGAGGGCAACGACCTCGACACGTACGCCGACGACCTCGCGGCGGTCATCGAGGCCGAGGACCTCCACGACGTCATCCTGGTCGGCCATTCCACCGGCGGCGGCGAGGTCACCCGCTACATCGGCCGGCACGGCACCGGACGGGTCGCCAAGCTGGTCCTGCTCGGCGCGATCCCGCCGCTGATGCTCAAGACGGACGCGAACCCCGAGGGCCTGCCCATCGAGGTCTTCGACGAGATCCGCAAGGGCGTCGAGACGGACCGTTCGCAGTACTACAAGGACCTCAGCGCCCCGTTCTACGGAGCCAACCGCGACGACTCTACGGTCACCCAGGGCACCCGTGACGAGTTCTGGCTCTGGAGCATGACGGTCGGCATCAAGGGCGCCTACGACTGCATCAAGGCGTTCTCCGAGACCGACACCACCGAGGACCTCAAGAAGGTCGACGTCCCCACGCTGATCGTGCACGGCGACGACGACCAGATCGTCCCCATCGTGGCCGCGGGCGACAAGTCCTCCAAGCTCGTCAAGGACTGCGTCTACAAGGTCTACCCCGGGGCTCCGCACGGACTGGCGATGGTGCCCAAGTTCGCGGAGATCTTCAACGCCGACCTGCTGGAGTTCGCGCGCAGTTGA
- a CDS encoding alpha/beta fold hydrolase, with protein sequence MNAPVSVSPEFTTVDGLSVRFARSGDTGGAGQDALLLSPWPESLYAFEQVWPRLSRSARLTAVDPPGFGGSEARDELRSPRAMGEFVVRLADAFGLERPHLVGPDIGTASTLFAAAARPDRFRSVVVGSGAAVVPLQLTGPLREWVEAPDLEPYRRIDPRRIVDAALSTIHGFTPSDGIRDDYHASYAGDRFVESMRYARAYPAELPVLADLLPGIRTPVRIIAGVRDAVVPSVNAEFLHDRLPHSRLDFVDAGHFCWEERPELYAELVSDWWDEEKGRT encoded by the coding sequence ATGAACGCGCCCGTATCGGTCAGTCCGGAATTCACCACCGTCGACGGCCTCTCCGTGCGCTTCGCACGGAGCGGGGACACCGGCGGTGCCGGACAGGACGCCCTGCTGCTGAGCCCCTGGCCCGAGAGCCTCTACGCGTTCGAGCAGGTGTGGCCCCGGCTCTCCCGGAGCGCGCGCCTGACCGCCGTGGATCCACCGGGGTTCGGTGGATCGGAGGCCCGTGACGAACTGCGGTCACCGCGGGCGATGGGGGAGTTCGTGGTCCGGCTGGCCGACGCCTTCGGGCTGGAGCGGCCGCACCTCGTGGGCCCCGACATCGGCACCGCGTCGACGCTCTTCGCCGCCGCCGCGCGACCGGACAGGTTCCGCAGCGTGGTCGTGGGCAGCGGCGCAGCCGTGGTACCCCTCCAGCTCACGGGGCCGCTGAGGGAATGGGTGGAGGCCCCGGACCTGGAACCGTACCGGCGGATCGATCCACGACGGATCGTCGACGCGGCACTGTCCACCATCCACGGCTTCACGCCGTCCGACGGGATCCGCGACGACTACCACGCGTCCTACGCGGGCGACCGCTTCGTCGAGTCGATGCGCTACGCGCGGGCCTACCCGGCGGAACTCCCGGTCCTGGCCGACCTGTTGCCCGGCATCAGGACCCCGGTGCGGATCATCGCCGGTGTCCGGGACGCGGTCGTGCCGTCGGTGAACGCCGAGTTCCTGCACGACCGACTGCCCCACAGCCGGCTGGACTTCGTCGACGCGGGCCACTTCTGCTGGGAGGAGCGGCCGGAGTTGTACGCGGAGCTCGTCAGCGACTGGTGGGACGAGGAGAAGGGACGGACATGA
- a CDS encoding nuclear transport factor 2 family protein — MTERPPLPPFTRESALEKVRLAEDGWNSRDPHKVSLVYSENSRWRNRDEWVDGRDEIVEFLTRKWSRELDYRLIKELWAFDGNRIAVRFAYESHDADGNWFRSYGNENWEFDADGLMAVRHASINDVPITESGRKYHWPLGRRPDDHPGLTELGF; from the coding sequence GTGACGGAACGCCCTCCTCTCCCGCCGTTCACCCGTGAATCCGCCCTGGAGAAAGTCCGGCTGGCCGAGGACGGCTGGAACAGCCGGGATCCGCACAAGGTGTCGCTCGTCTACTCCGAGAACTCGCGCTGGAGAAACCGCGACGAATGGGTCGACGGGCGGGACGAGATCGTCGAGTTCCTGACCCGTAAATGGTCGAGAGAGCTGGACTACCGCCTCATCAAGGAACTCTGGGCATTCGACGGGAACCGCATCGCCGTGCGTTTCGCCTACGAGTCCCACGACGCCGACGGAAACTGGTTCCGTTCGTACGGGAACGAGAACTGGGAGTTCGACGCGGACGGCCTGATGGCGGTGCGGCACGCCTCCATCAACGACGTACCCATCACGGAATCCGGCCGCAAGTACCACTGGCCGCTGGGCCGTCGGCCGGACGACCACCCCGGGCTCACCGAACTCGGGTTCTGA
- a CDS encoding carboxymuconolactone decarboxylase family protein gives MTADADDEGRYATALDTAGRLLGIPLAGFLEPGPGEPANGADFKRLATVHTFGDAWPRTEVLDTRTRALVSVTIAATLGTLEPLRGQLRIALNSGVTPEEIVEVFIHVEAYAGAARAFDSYQIALQVFAEADRAREVG, from the coding sequence GTGACAGCCGACGCAGACGACGAGGGGCGCTACGCGACGGCCCTCGACACCGCCGGGCGGCTGCTCGGCATTCCGCTGGCGGGGTTCCTGGAACCCGGCCCCGGTGAGCCGGCGAACGGCGCGGACTTCAAGCGTCTGGCCACCGTCCACACCTTCGGCGACGCGTGGCCACGCACCGAGGTGCTCGACACGCGGACCCGTGCCCTGGTGTCCGTGACGATCGCCGCGACCCTCGGCACGCTCGAACCGCTGCGGGGACAGCTCCGTATCGCGCTCAACAGCGGTGTGACGCCGGAGGAGATCGTCGAGGTGTTCATCCATGTCGAGGCGTACGCCGGGGCCGCCCGCGCCTTCGACAGCTACCAGATCGCCCTCCAGGTGTTCGCGGAGGCCGACCGCGCCCGCGAGGTCGGTTAG
- a CDS encoding response regulator, with protein MTAAPGAPDVSPASVRILLCDDHAVVRAGLLALLDSAPDIEVVGEAGTGEEALALSAKLAPDVVLMDLQLGEGIDGVETTRRLTAAPGATPHVLVLTTYDTDADITRAIEAGATGYLLKAERPEELFAAIQAAAQGRTALSAPVASRVMANLRSPRPTLTDRERDILTQLAQGLGNREIAKALFISEATVKTHLGRIYDKLGVDTRAGAVSVAKEQRLLP; from the coding sequence ATGACAGCCGCCCCCGGTGCGCCCGACGTCTCCCCGGCCTCCGTCCGCATCCTGCTGTGCGACGACCACGCCGTCGTCCGCGCCGGACTGCTCGCCCTGCTCGACAGCGCGCCGGACATCGAGGTCGTCGGCGAGGCGGGCACGGGCGAGGAGGCGCTCGCCCTGAGCGCCAAGCTCGCCCCCGACGTGGTCCTCATGGACCTCCAGCTCGGCGAGGGCATCGACGGCGTGGAGACCACCCGCCGGCTCACCGCGGCTCCCGGCGCCACGCCGCACGTCCTGGTGCTGACGACGTACGACACCGACGCCGACATCACGCGGGCCATCGAGGCCGGGGCGACCGGCTACCTGCTGAAGGCCGAGCGCCCCGAGGAACTGTTCGCCGCGATCCAGGCCGCCGCCCAGGGGCGCACGGCCCTGTCGGCCCCGGTCGCGAGCCGGGTGATGGCCAACCTGCGCAGCCCGCGGCCCACGCTGACCGACCGCGAACGGGACATCCTGACCCAGCTCGCCCAGGGCCTCGGCAACCGCGAGATCGCGAAGGCCCTGTTCATCAGCGAGGCGACGGTCAAGACCCACCTCGGCCGCATCTACGACAAGCTCGGCGTCGACACCCGGGCCGGCGCGGTGTCGGTCGCGAAGGAACAGCGTCTGCTGCCGTGA
- a CDS encoding sensor histidine kinase — translation MHVAFFLLLGGALARFLLRHPGETRTPWIIALSVVLAVLYAVPSAGAVRGHAGLSGREPARDRSRDRLPAVPGLGWLAAVVAVWMVLVLLAPSFAWCAVPLFYTGLRMLPTRAALVLVVVLTVFVVAAQLRLAGGFDPNLLLAPPAVAAIATAVFLQMERQTARQRALIDDLIRTRRELAAAERRAGTLAERQRLSMEIHDTLAQGLSSQQMLLQAADRVWESDPGKARAHVRTAEAVTEHNLDEARRFVHDLGPADLARGTALDQALRALARRESGERLTVRVHVDDAGRVPHVPERVRSALLRIAQGALANVREHSGARTATLTLTLLDDQVVLDVADDGRGFTPGEPPAASPGVRGHGMPAMRARASQLGGTLTVESAPAEGTVLSAAIPLESPR, via the coding sequence ATGCACGTGGCGTTCTTCCTGCTGCTGGGCGGCGCCCTCGCGCGTTTCCTGCTGCGCCACCCCGGAGAGACCCGCACGCCGTGGATCATCGCGCTCTCCGTCGTCCTGGCCGTCCTGTACGCCGTCCCCTCCGCGGGAGCCGTCCGCGGACACGCGGGCCTCTCCGGCCGCGAGCCCGCCCGGGACCGGTCCCGTGACCGGCTGCCCGCCGTCCCCGGCCTCGGCTGGCTGGCCGCCGTCGTCGCCGTGTGGATGGTCCTCGTCCTGCTCGCCCCCAGCTTCGCCTGGTGCGCCGTGCCGCTCTTCTACACGGGCCTGCGCATGCTGCCCACCCGGGCGGCGCTCGTGCTGGTCGTGGTCCTGACGGTGTTCGTCGTCGCCGCCCAGCTCCGCCTCGCCGGCGGCTTCGACCCGAACCTGCTGCTCGCCCCGCCCGCCGTCGCCGCGATCGCCACCGCCGTCTTCCTCCAGATGGAACGGCAGACGGCACGCCAGCGCGCCCTCATCGACGACCTGATCCGCACCCGCCGGGAACTGGCCGCCGCCGAGCGCCGCGCCGGCACCCTCGCCGAACGGCAGCGGCTGTCCATGGAGATCCACGACACGCTCGCCCAGGGACTGTCGAGTCAGCAGATGCTGCTCCAGGCCGCCGACCGTGTCTGGGAGTCCGACCCCGGCAAGGCGCGCGCCCATGTCCGCACCGCCGAGGCCGTCACCGAGCACAACCTCGACGAGGCCCGCCGCTTCGTGCACGACCTCGGTCCCGCCGACCTGGCCCGCGGCACGGCCCTCGACCAGGCCCTGCGCGCGCTCGCCCGGCGTGAGTCGGGTGAACGCCTCACGGTCCGGGTCCACGTCGACGACGCCGGACGCGTCCCGCACGTGCCGGAGCGCGTCCGCTCGGCCCTGCTGCGGATCGCCCAGGGCGCCCTGGCCAACGTACGGGAGCACTCCGGGGCTCGGACGGCCACGCTCACGCTCACCCTGCTGGACGACCAGGTCGTCCTCGATGTCGCCGACGACGGACGCGGTTTCACCCCCGGGGAGCCGCCCGCCGCTTCGCCGGGGGTGCGCGGACACGGAATGCCCGCCATGCGCGCCCGGGCGAGCCAGCTCGGCGGCACCCTCACCGTCGAGTCCGCGCCCGCAGAGGGCACGGTCCTGTCCGCAGCGATCCCCCTGGAGTCCCCCCGATGA
- a CDS encoding GlcG/HbpS family heme-binding protein: MKKLSRRARIATGGAVLAAVAAGTFGTVSANASSSASTGVAPVASVKGGSTVTSTHLSIDAATKGAQAALDAAEKENQKVTVAVVDRNGNTLVTLRGDGAGPQSYESAERKAYTAVSWNAPTSELAKRLAQTPNLKDIPGTLFLAGGAPVDVKGAPVAAIGVAGAPSGDLDEKFAAAGVAALGR, encoded by the coding sequence ATGAAGAAGCTCTCCCGCCGCGCCCGTATCGCCACCGGTGGTGCCGTGCTCGCCGCCGTCGCCGCCGGCACGTTCGGCACGGTGTCCGCGAACGCCTCGTCGTCCGCCTCCACCGGCGTCGCTCCCGTGGCGAGCGTGAAGGGCGGCAGCACGGTCACGTCCACCCACCTCTCGATCGACGCCGCCACGAAGGGCGCGCAGGCGGCACTCGACGCCGCCGAGAAGGAGAACCAGAAGGTGACGGTCGCCGTCGTCGACCGCAACGGCAACACGCTCGTCACCCTGCGGGGCGACGGCGCGGGCCCGCAGTCCTACGAGTCCGCGGAGCGCAAGGCGTACACGGCCGTCTCCTGGAACGCGCCCACCTCGGAGCTGGCCAAGCGCCTGGCGCAGACGCCGAACCTGAAGGACATCCCCGGGACGCTGTTCCTCGCCGGTGGCGCGCCCGTGGACGTGAAGGGTGCCCCGGTCGCGGCGATCGGTGTCGCCGGGGCCCCCTCCGGTGACCTCGACGAGAAGTTCGCGGCGGCGGGCGTGGCGGCGCTGGGTCGCTGA
- a CDS encoding ankyrin repeat domain-containing protein, which yields MNPHDLALLDAAREGDADSVRSALAAGADTEARDAHRRTPLLLASLGDHVPAAEVLVAAGADADAQDDREDSAWLATGVTGSVAMMRTLLPARPDLKVRNRFGGIALIPASERGHVDYVRALLDETDIDVDHVNRLGWTALLEAVILGDGGRAHQEIVELLLAAGATPGLPDAEGVTALEHAERRGFTLIAGLLRAANAERS from the coding sequence ATGAACCCGCACGACCTCGCCCTGCTCGACGCCGCCCGTGAGGGCGACGCGGACTCCGTACGGTCCGCGCTCGCCGCGGGCGCCGACACCGAGGCACGCGACGCGCACCGCCGCACCCCGCTGCTCCTCGCCTCCCTCGGCGACCACGTGCCGGCGGCGGAGGTGCTGGTCGCCGCGGGTGCGGACGCGGACGCCCAGGACGACCGCGAGGACAGCGCCTGGCTGGCCACGGGGGTCACCGGCAGCGTCGCCATGATGCGGACGCTGCTCCCGGCACGCCCTGACCTCAAGGTGCGCAACCGCTTCGGGGGCATCGCGCTCATCCCCGCCTCGGAACGGGGGCATGTCGACTACGTCCGGGCGCTGCTCGACGAGACGGACATCGACGTCGACCACGTCAACCGCCTCGGCTGGACCGCCCTGTTGGAGGCCGTGATCCTGGGTGACGGTGGACGGGCGCACCAGGAGATCGTGGAACTGCTCCTCGCGGCGGGTGCCACGCCCGGGCTCCCGGACGCCGAGGGTGTGACCGCTCTGGAGCATGCGGAACGGCGCGGGTTCACGCTGATCGCGGGCCTGTTGAGGGCCGCGAACGCGGAACGGTCCTGA
- a CDS encoding GntR family transcriptional regulator, producing the protein MEIDPAASRAVLKRERVRDTILELIEERRPGDAIPSERALCAELGVSRPTLRAAVDQLVVAGLLVREHGRGMFVAAEKITQELVSGRETFSLPQAAGTWTSRLLEFSTLPAGARVGRRLRISPAAGIRYVARLRLVDGSPMAIEYLHVPAALVPDLTSDELENGDLYEHLGERHGIQVSEAVQSIEPTVVSRDEAGLLDVPELSPALLFERLTSDSAGRPVEYVHSIYRGDRYRIVSRLALGPRSGHASPGDGHHPGIPPGDFLPGEPVTFSTRGVVAGDLFGRVGDRGDGRPTG; encoded by the coding sequence ATGGAGATCGATCCCGCCGCCTCCCGCGCGGTACTCAAACGCGAGAGAGTGCGCGACACGATCCTCGAACTCATCGAGGAGCGCCGCCCCGGGGACGCCATCCCCTCCGAGCGCGCGCTCTGCGCCGAACTCGGCGTCTCCCGACCGACGTTGCGGGCCGCGGTCGACCAACTCGTCGTCGCCGGGCTGCTCGTACGCGAGCACGGCCGGGGCATGTTCGTGGCCGCCGAGAAGATCACCCAGGAACTGGTCTCGGGCCGGGAGACCTTCAGCCTGCCGCAGGCCGCGGGAACGTGGACCAGCCGACTCCTGGAGTTCAGCACGCTCCCCGCGGGCGCCCGGGTCGGCCGCAGACTGCGCATCTCGCCCGCGGCCGGAATCCGCTACGTGGCACGCCTCCGACTGGTCGACGGCTCGCCGATGGCCATCGAGTACCTGCACGTGCCCGCCGCCCTGGTGCCCGACCTGACCAGTGACGAACTGGAGAACGGCGACCTGTACGAGCATCTCGGCGAGCGGCACGGAATCCAGGTCAGCGAGGCGGTCCAGTCGATCGAACCGACCGTGGTGAGCCGTGACGAGGCCGGCCTGCTCGACGTGCCGGAACTCTCCCCGGCCCTCCTCTTCGAGCGCCTCACCTCGGACTCCGCCGGCCGGCCCGTGGAGTACGTCCACTCGATCTACCGGGGCGACCGCTACCGCATCGTGTCCCGGCTCGCGCTCGGCCCGCGCTCCGGGCACGCGTCACCGGGGGACGGCCACCACCCCGGCATCCCGCCGGGAGACTTCCTGCCGGGCGAACCCGTCACGTTCTCCACTCGAGGGGTGGTGGCCGGCGACCTCTTCGGACGCGTCGGCGACCGGGGCGACGGCCGGCCCACCGGGTGA